The following coding sequences lie in one Anomaloglossus baeobatrachus isolate aAnoBae1 chromosome 7, aAnoBae1.hap1, whole genome shotgun sequence genomic window:
- the ATP5MC3 gene encoding ATP synthase F(0) complex subunit C3, mitochondrial, producing the protein MYACAKLVCAPSMIRAGSRALYRPISASVLSRPEVRPGEGSTLLSGTQNPCTQLVLRGFQTSAISRDIDTAAKFIGAGAATVGVAGSGAGIGTVFGSLIIGYARNPSLKQQLFSYAILGFALSEAMGLFCLMVAFLILFAM; encoded by the exons ATGTACGCCTGCGCCAAGCTCGTGTGTGCCCCTTCTATG ATCCGTGCTGGGTCCAGAGCGCTGTACAGACCAATCTCTGCATCAGTCCTGTCTCGGCCAGAGGTCCGGCCCGGAGAG GGAAGCACACTCCTCAGTGGGACACAGAACCCCTGCACCCAGCTGGTACTGAGGGGATTCCAGACCAGTGCGATCAGCAGGGACATTGACACTGCTGCTAAATTCATTGGTGCTGGGGCTGCCACAGTAGGCGTGGCTGGCTCTGGTGCTGGCATTGGAACAGTTTTTGGTAGTCTCATCATTGGTTATGCCAG AAATCCTTCTTTGAAACAGCAGCTGTTCTCATACGCCATCTTGGGATTCGCCCTGTCTGAAGCTATGGGCCTGTTTTGCTTGATGGTTGCTTTCCTAATTTTATTCGCCATGTAA